The segment TATAAGGTCTATAAAAGGGCGAAGAGATATGGTGTCATCTGCATTTTTAAGATTTCTATATTTTCGTTTTTAGAAAGCGGAAAACAGGGAAATTCCAAATCCCACTCGGCATCTTCTCTTTGTAATGTTCCAGTAATATTTTGAATTTTTTGTTTGAAATCGTTGAAAATGTTTTTTTTAAGAGAAATATTGTGAGGAAGTATAGAATTTATAAGATAAGGTTCTATGTATTTCATTCGCTGCATTGCATTATCAATAAAGAACTTAATACCGGGGAGAGATTGAATGTCATTTCTAAAGAAGCCGACCATTATTTGAGAAAGTTGCATAGCAGTTACTCCCATCACATCATTAAAACCCGTTCGGGAATCAATGAGTATAACATCGGGTTGAAAAGTATCTTGGATATCTTGGATAACTTCCGTAAAAGTGTTCATAATGGCATCTTGGTTTACAAGGTTTATCCTTGCAAGGGCTTCTAAATAATGGTTCATATCATATTGAAGAAAATCTTTGGAAGGGTTTTGAAAGTCACTTTTAAGATTTCCTGCAGGCATTATTTTGATAGAACCCTTTTTTCCATCTAAAAAATCATTTTTAATAAATGTATTATCTACTTCCCAAGTATATCTTTCTAAATATTCTTTACTTGTGAGTTTTGTTTTTTTATCAAAGATATATTCTATAAGTCCATTTCTTTGATTTTCTTCGTTTGGGTATTTGAGAAAAAAATTTGTAAACCCTGGTGCCTCAAAGTCTGCATCAATAATAAACACTTTTAATCTTTTTTTGAAGGCAAGATGGAGTGCAAAAAAAGCAAGAGTAGTAGAACGTCCCATTCCTCCTTTATAACTATAAAAAGTAACTATAGGGCAAGAATCATTTTTTCTTTCAAACCGCACCTTATCAACGGGCTTATTGAGAAACGTATTAAAACGCCTTCGTCCATATTCTATATGAATATTTCCATTATTGGTTGCTTCAGAAAATATATCTTTGTAAAAATCATCTTCCTCCACATCGGATTCGTATAAAAAAGAAATTTCCGCAGAAGGATAGATTTCTAATATTTCGTCCTCTATTTTTTTTACATTTTCATCTGTTTCATTTTTTTTTTCTATGAGAATATACACATAAAAATTTTCATTCCCCCGCAAAAATATCTTGTGTTTTTTAACACTTCTTTGATAGATATCCTTTTGGAATATTCTATCTATCTCTGAACATTTTTCAAAAAGCTTTACCATTAATATTGTTTATTTACTGTTCTATAAATCTCTTCTATTGTTTTAAATGCTTTTTTTATACTCATTGTGTTTATATTCTTTTCTGTATAGTCCGTTTCATAACGTATATTTGCGTTCCAATTTTTTAACAAAGAATTACATCTTATTGGGTTTAGAAAATTAAAATTTGCTCCTTCCTCACCTTCATCGCACTTTTGAGCTATTTCTTCTATTTTATGATTATATTTTATTACTTCTTTAATTGCTTTTTGCTCGGTCATAGAATTATTCATTTTTCTCTCCACTAGGCAATGTTTCAAGATACATTCTACAATATATCCCGAAATATAGTAGATATTATATCAAATTTGTACTCTTTTATTATCATCTTTTATGGCATCTATATTTTTGAGTGCGTAGTCACAAAAATTATAGTGTTTTTCTGCTGCTTTTTTAAAATATGTGGATTGCGGCATAATCTCTCTTGTGTTATATTTTTTTTAGATATATTCCTCTCCTTTACTGAACATTTTTTGGGATATGATTCACTTATTTCTATTTCCTGTGATATTTGTCTTGCTGAAATATTTAGGTTTATAGAGATATATTAACATTATTCTTTTTTCAACGAAATTCACGTAAATAACCCCAACATTAGGAAGTATTTATCATTTTATGTAGGTATTATTTTTACAAGTTTCATTGAAATGAAAAAAAAATTGAACACATGTCAAAAATAAGCAAAATAAATATGATGTGATTATTTTATTTTTTACTAATCTAAATGTTATTAAGAGCGTTTTTATTTTTTTAATTTCACAAAAGACACAAATAAAAAAATCTTAACTCATAATTATAGTGATTTTGAAGTCAATATTTACTCTTTTTTTTCATTATACCTTTCATAAGAGGTTCCTGTTTGGGTATGGTGTATAATTGTATGGGGGTATTGTTGGTTATTTCTGTCTATATCTGCCATTCTTTGACTTGGGTCTATTTCTATGGAAATAATTTTTTTGAGTGGCTTTGGTATAATAAAGGTATAATAAGAATGTGTCCAGTTCCATTGAATTAAAACATTTCTTTTCAAAAACGTGTTTTCGTTTTCTTTTATACCACGCATAAGATCAAGAGGGATATAAAATGCTTCTTCTGTTCCCCCTTCATACTTTACTAGAATATCTATGGGCATTGGCATTTTTCCAATTCTTTCTAATATGACTTGCGTGGTAGTATCTTGAGTTTCTACATATTTTATTCCATAATCTATGGTATTGATAGAATTAACAAAATGTTGGTAATACCAATCTAATTGTATATCCGATGTTTTTTCCATAATATTAAGATAATCTGCGGGAGTGGGATGTTTATATTTCCAAGTATTAAAATATTTCAAAAGCCCTTTTTTGAGTTTATTTTCTCCTATTATATAACCAAGTTGATGCTCAAAGATAGCCCCTTTAGCGTAGGCATTTATAGAATAGGCAAAATTAGTAGAGTAGTGGTCACTGTGAGTAATCATGCTTTCCTGTTTATTGCTCGCTACCAATGCAAAATAGCTTTTGTAGGCAGCTTCTAATGGGTTTATATACGAAGCTTTATCAAGAGAATCAAATAAAAAATGCTCTGTAAAAACAGTTGCATACTCTGTAAATCCTTCATCCATCCAAGGATAAAGCGATTCATTCGTAGCCAATAATCCTTGATACCAACTGTGTGCCGCCTCGTGAATAGCTACTTCTATGAGTGACCTGTATTTTCTATTACCCGTAATAAGGGTAGACATAGGATATTCCATTCCTCCATCTCCTCCTTGAATAACGGAAAAAACGGGATATGAGTATTCTCCAAAATGTGTATTCAGATAAGAAAATGCTTTAGGAAAGTCCACTTGGAGTTTTTTCCAATTTTTTATAATAGCGGTGTCGGATTTATAAAAAAAATGAAAAGTAGGTAAATTGGGAGGGGTTACTACATCGTGAATATAATGAGGATCTGCTGCCCACATAAAGTCATGCACATTTTTTGCTTCAAACTTCCAAAGAAGTTTTGCTTGAGAATTTTTTTTATTCACAAGAGAATTTTCAATATATCCTTTTCCTACTTCTGTTGCATTTTGCAAGACACCCGAAGCGGCTACTACATAATTAGAATCTATTAAGATACGAACGGAAAAATTACCCCAAACACCATAAAATTCTCGTGCAACATAAGGGTCTGTATGCCATCCCATATGGTCATATTCCGCTATTTTAGGATACCACTGACTTACAGAATAAGCTACGTTTTCACTGCTGTTTCTCCCCGAACGTCTTATTTGTAAAGGAATCTGTGCTTCAAATTCTAATGTAAAGAATGTCTTATTTTTGGGAGCAATAGGTGAATGAAGTTCTACCTCTAAAATTGTTCCATCTACAAAATATTCTACCGCTTGTCTGTTTTGTTTGAGAGCAATAATTTTCTCATACCCTTGCTCTTCGGGTTTCAGATGGAGTATTCTCTCGCCAACCCTTCTATCGGGATCGGAAATAGTTCGGGAACGAATATCCATCATACTTCCAGGTTGAAATGCATTGAGGTAGAGATGAAAAAATACTTTCTTTAAGGTATCGGGCGAATTATTATAATACCATACTATTTCATTTCCTTTCATTCTATGTGTGTTTACATCCATATCCACATCTATGGTGTATTCTACTTTTTGCTGCCAATAATTACTTTGTCCATATATACTTATAGGGCATAACAACATTACTATAAGAATAGTTCTCATTTTTGTCATTTGATTTGTTATTTATTTTGATTTATAAATTTTTTATTAAATACATTATTCTATTTTTATCAAAAAATAAGATTTGTAATTACCATTATATTAATTTTGTAATTACCATTATATTAATAAAAAGTAACTTTTCGGATGTTAATATAGTTTAATAATAAATAGAGATTGAAAGGTTTGAGTGGTAAGTTATGAAAAATAATAATTTTATATTATTTTTTTGATTTATGGAGTAAATTCTTATTGTTTTTGTATCAAAAAAATGTAGATATTTTAGTATAATAGAAAAAATTATTACAAATTCCATATAATGTAAAATACATAATTACAAATAGCTTTTTGTATCTTTCATTATAAAAGAAAAAATCCAGAAAGGGTGGGATGATTATAGCAATATATATACTCGCAATAATTAAACCTATTCGGAATTACAGTCATACCATTCATAATTCTTTGTGAACTTTGTGGTATGTTTTTTTATTGTTATACAAAAGATACAAAGATAGTCGTAGATAAATATTGATATTATGAGTTAAACAAGATTTTAAAAAAATAAAATATTATTACTATACAATAAAGATTCTACTTTGAAAAGTCACTTTTGATACCATTTATAATTTTATACCTATTTGATTACCAATAGGGTTTAAAACTCAATAGTTTTGTAAAAAAGATTTTTTGTAGTGGACTCGATAAACAAAAATTTACATATATACACTTTATTTATACAAATACATCTTATTTATATGAAACAAAACATATTCTTTTTTTTCTTTTTATATTTATCTTGGAGCGTCTTTGCACAACAAAGCTCTACAAAAGTTATGATGGTAAGACCGGCAAATTTTGGATATAACATACAAACTGCCCAAAGTAACGCTTTTCAACATATGCCAACAGAAGCAGATTCTTTAGTTCAACAAAAAGCTTTAGTTGAATTTGACAATGCGGTGAGCGTACTAAAAGAAAAAGGTGTAGATGTTTTTGTGGTAGAAGACACTCAAACACCTATTAAACCGGATGCTATTTTTCCAAACAATTGGATAAG is part of the Chitinophagaceae bacterium genome and harbors:
- a CDS encoding M1 family metallopeptidase: MTKMRTILIVMLLCPISIYGQSNYWQQKVEYTIDVDMDVNTHRMKGNEIVWYYNNSPDTLKKVFFHLYLNAFQPGSMMDIRSRTISDPDRRVGERILHLKPEEQGYEKIIALKQNRQAVEYFVDGTILEVELHSPIAPKNKTFFTLEFEAQIPLQIRRSGRNSSENVAYSVSQWYPKIAEYDHMGWHTDPYVAREFYGVWGNFSVRILIDSNYVVAASGVLQNATEVGKGYIENSLVNKKNSQAKLLWKFEAKNVHDFMWAADPHYIHDVVTPPNLPTFHFFYKSDTAIIKNWKKLQVDFPKAFSYLNTHFGEYSYPVFSVIQGGDGGMEYPMSTLITGNRKYRSLIEVAIHEAAHSWYQGLLATNESLYPWMDEGFTEYATVFTEHFLFDSLDKASYINPLEAAYKSYFALVASNKQESMITHSDHYSTNFAYSINAYAKGAIFEHQLGYIIGENKLKKGLLKYFNTWKYKHPTPADYLNIMEKTSDIQLDWYYQHFVNSINTIDYGIKYVETQDTTTQVILERIGKMPMPIDILVKYEGGTEEAFYIPLDLMRGIKENENTFLKRNVLIQWNWTHSYYTFIIPKPLKKIISIEIDPSQRMADIDRNNQQYPHTIIHHTQTGTSYERYNEKKE
- a CDS encoding AAA family ATPase; translated protein: MVKLFEKCSEIDRIFQKDIYQRSVKKHKIFLRGNENFYVYILIEKKNETDENVKKIEDEILEIYPSAEISFLYESDVEEDDFYKDIFSEATNNGNIHIEYGRRRFNTFLNKPVDKVRFERKNDSCPIVTFYSYKGGMGRSTTLAFFALHLAFKKRLKVFIIDADFEAPGFTNFFLKYPNEENQRNGLIEYIFDKKTKLTSKEYLERYTWEVDNTFIKNDFLDGKKGSIKIMPAGNLKSDFQNPSKDFLQYDMNHYLEALARINLVNQDAIMNTFTEVIQDIQDTFQPDVILIDSRTGFNDVMGVTAMQLSQIMVGFFRNDIQSLPGIKFFIDNAMQRMKYIEPYLINSILPHNISLKKNIFNDFKQKIQNITGTLQREDAEWDLEFPCFPLSKNENIEILKMQMTPYLFALL